The Kitasatospora paranensis genome has a window encoding:
- the purL gene encoding phosphoribosylformylglycinamidine synthase subunit PurL, whose product MSLDTVKNAEQTPEAGQPWAELGLKQDEYARIREILGRRPTGAELAMYSVMWSEHCSYKSSKVHLKQFGEKAPQNDAMLVGIGENAGVVDVGQGYAVTFKVESHNHPSYIEPYQGAATGIGGIVRDILAMGARPVAVMDPLRFGAADHPDTRRVLPGIVAGIGGYGNCLGLPNIGGEVVFDPCYQGNPLVNALCVGVMKHEDIHLAKASGPGNKVILYGARTGGDGIGGVSVLASETFDATGPAKRPAVQVGDPFQEKLLIECTLEIFKEDLVAGIQDLGGAGLSCATSELASAGTGGMRIELDTVPLRDNTLSPEEILMSESQERMCAIVEPGKVDRFLEICEKWDVIATVIGEVTDGERLEIFWHGELVVDVPPRTVAHEGPTYNRPYARPSWQDALQADAPTAERLARPATGAELKETVLKVAGSPNQASKAWITDQYDRYVLGNTVLSVPEDSGMIRIDEETNLGVSVATDGNGRYAKLDPYTGAQLALAEAYRNVAAGGAKPLAVSDCLNFGSPEDPDVMWQFAEATRGLADACLVLGTPVTGGNVSLYNQTGDVAIHPTPVVAVLGVIDDVTRRTPIGFGEQGQLLYLLGDTEDELGGSAWAQVAHGHLGGLPPKVDLERERLLGEILIAASRDGMIDAAHDLSDGGLAQALVESCLKGGNGARLVVPEGQDAFVFLFSESAGRAVVAVPRSEEVRFNDMCGARGLPVARIGVVDGDELDVQGHFTVSLAELRDAHTGVIEALLA is encoded by the coding sequence ATGAGCCTCGACACCGTCAAGAACGCCGAGCAGACCCCGGAAGCCGGTCAGCCCTGGGCCGAACTCGGCCTCAAGCAGGACGAGTACGCCCGGATCCGCGAGATCCTCGGCCGCCGTCCGACCGGCGCCGAGCTCGCGATGTACTCCGTCATGTGGTCCGAGCACTGCTCGTACAAGAGCTCCAAGGTCCACCTGAAGCAGTTCGGCGAGAAGGCCCCGCAGAACGACGCCATGCTCGTCGGCATCGGCGAGAACGCCGGCGTCGTCGACGTCGGCCAGGGCTACGCCGTCACCTTCAAGGTGGAGTCGCACAACCACCCGTCGTACATCGAGCCCTACCAGGGCGCGGCCACCGGCATCGGCGGCATCGTCCGCGACATCCTGGCGATGGGCGCCCGCCCGGTCGCCGTGATGGACCCGCTGCGCTTCGGTGCGGCCGACCACCCGGACACCCGGCGCGTGCTGCCCGGGATCGTCGCGGGCATCGGCGGCTACGGCAACTGCCTGGGCCTGCCGAACATCGGCGGCGAGGTCGTCTTCGACCCCTGCTACCAGGGCAACCCGCTGGTCAACGCGCTCTGCGTCGGCGTCATGAAGCACGAGGACATCCACCTCGCCAAGGCCTCCGGCCCCGGCAACAAGGTCATCCTCTACGGCGCCCGCACCGGTGGCGACGGCATCGGCGGCGTCTCCGTGCTCGCGTCGGAGACCTTCGACGCGACCGGCCCCGCCAAGCGCCCCGCCGTCCAGGTCGGCGACCCCTTCCAGGAGAAGCTGCTCATCGAGTGCACCCTGGAGATCTTCAAGGAGGACCTGGTCGCGGGCATCCAGGACCTCGGCGGCGCCGGCCTGTCCTGCGCCACCTCGGAGCTGGCCTCGGCCGGCACCGGCGGCATGCGGATCGAGCTCGACACCGTGCCGCTGCGCGACAACACGCTCTCGCCCGAGGAGATCCTCATGAGCGAGTCGCAGGAGCGCATGTGCGCGATCGTCGAGCCGGGCAAGGTCGACCGCTTCCTGGAGATCTGCGAGAAGTGGGACGTCATCGCCACCGTCATCGGTGAGGTGACCGACGGCGAGCGCCTGGAGATCTTCTGGCACGGTGAGCTGGTCGTCGACGTGCCGCCGCGCACCGTCGCCCACGAGGGCCCGACGTACAACCGTCCGTACGCCCGGCCGAGCTGGCAGGACGCGCTGCAGGCCGACGCCCCCACCGCCGAGCGGCTCGCCCGCCCGGCCACCGGTGCCGAGCTCAAGGAGACGGTGCTCAAGGTCGCCGGCTCGCCGAACCAGGCCTCCAAGGCGTGGATCACGGACCAGTACGACCGCTACGTGCTCGGCAACACCGTGCTCTCGGTGCCCGAGGACTCCGGCATGATCCGGATCGACGAGGAGACCAACCTCGGCGTCTCGGTCGCCACCGACGGCAACGGCCGCTACGCCAAGCTGGACCCGTACACCGGTGCCCAGCTGGCGCTGGCCGAGGCGTACCGCAATGTCGCGGCCGGCGGTGCCAAGCCGCTCGCCGTCTCCGACTGCCTCAACTTCGGCTCCCCCGAGGATCCGGACGTGATGTGGCAGTTCGCCGAGGCCACCCGCGGTCTTGCCGACGCCTGCCTGGTGCTCGGCACCCCGGTCACTGGCGGCAACGTCTCGCTCTACAACCAGACCGGCGACGTCGCCATCCACCCGACCCCGGTGGTCGCGGTGCTCGGCGTCATCGACGACGTCACCCGCCGCACCCCGATCGGCTTCGGCGAGCAGGGCCAGCTGCTGTACCTGCTCGGCGACACCGAGGACGAACTCGGCGGCTCCGCCTGGGCCCAGGTGGCCCACGGTCACCTCGGCGGCCTGCCGCCCAAGGTCGACCTGGAGCGCGAGCGGCTGCTCGGCGAGATCCTGATCGCCGCCTCCCGCGACGGCATGATCGACGCCGCGCACGACCTCTCCGACGGCGGTCTCGCCCAGGCCCTGGTGGAGAGCTGCCTCAAGGGCGGCAACGGCGCCCGCCTGGTCGTGCCGGAGGGCCAGGACGCCTTCGTGTTCCTGTTCTCCGAGTCGGCCGGCCGCGCGGTCGTTGCCGTGCCGCGCAGCGAGGAGGTCCGCTTCAACGACATGTGCGGTGCGCGCGGCCTCCCGGTCGCCCGGATCGGTGTCGTGGACGGCGACGAGCTCGACGTCCAGGGCCACTTCACCGTCTCGCTGGCGGAGCTGAGGGACGCCCACACCGGCGTCATCGAGGCGTTGCTCGCCTGA
- the purQ gene encoding phosphoribosylformylglycinamidine synthase subunit PurQ, which produces MTTRVGVVTFPGSLDDRDAQRAVRLAGAEPVALWHRDKDLHQVDAVVLPGGFSYGDYLRCGAISRFSPVMDTIIEQARLGMPVLGICNGFQVLCESHLLPGALTRNDSLHFICRDQKLRIENAATAWTRDYTVGQEIVVPLKNGEGRFVADAHVLDALEAEGRVVARYLDVNPNGSYRDIAGITNAAGNVVGLMPHPEHAVEPLTGPTTEGLGFFTSVLKQLVNA; this is translated from the coding sequence GTGACCACCCGCGTCGGCGTCGTCACTTTCCCCGGTTCCCTCGACGACCGCGACGCCCAGCGCGCGGTCCGTCTCGCCGGCGCCGAGCCGGTCGCCCTCTGGCACCGCGACAAGGACCTCCACCAGGTCGACGCCGTCGTGCTGCCGGGCGGATTCTCGTACGGCGACTATCTGCGCTGCGGAGCCATCTCCCGCTTCTCGCCGGTCATGGACACCATCATCGAGCAGGCCCGGCTGGGAATGCCCGTCCTCGGTATCTGCAACGGCTTCCAGGTGCTCTGCGAATCGCACCTGCTGCCCGGTGCGCTCACCCGCAACGACTCGCTGCACTTCATCTGCCGCGACCAGAAGCTGCGCATCGAGAACGCCGCTACTGCCTGGACCCGGGATTACACGGTGGGTCAGGAAATCGTCGTCCCGCTGAAGAACGGCGAAGGCCGCTTCGTCGCCGACGCGCACGTCCTGGACGCACTCGAGGCGGAGGGCCGCGTGGTCGCCCGCTACCTGGATGTGAACCCCAACGGTTCGTACCGCGACATCGCCGGCATCACCAACGCCGCCGGCAACGTCGTCGGCCTGATGCCGCACCCGGAGCACGCCGTGGAGCCGCTCACCGGTCCGACCACCGAGGGCCTGGGCTTCTTCACTTCCGTCCTGAAGCAGCTGGTGAACGCCTGA